One Periophthalmus magnuspinnatus isolate fPerMag1 chromosome 8, fPerMag1.2.pri, whole genome shotgun sequence genomic window carries:
- the tcap gene encoding telethonin produces MSVCTVLQKRDGAVVGAELTCSVREENKALKESYSADWQSIYFKTQPQDRQTMNMNDTCRRETLSRQWQARTLLQACPSGVIRVGTVETGVREHQLLPKRTTLPLPIFTPCELGIRFGRGAAHTEEDLQPFPAPNGVCPTKRSVDDITKDLPPVKPNIVEFIKVPKALGRSLSQEAQRG; encoded by the exons ATGTCAGTGTGTACCGTCCTGCAGAAACGCGATGGAGCCGTGGTGGGAGCGGAGCTGACCTGTAGCGTCCGGGAGGAGAACAAGGCTTTAAAGGAGAGCTACAGCGCCGACTGGCAGAGCATCTACTTCAAAACACAGCCACAGGACAG ACAAACCATGAACATGAACGACACCTGCCGCAGAGAAACGCTGTCCAGACAGTGGCAGGCGCGCACCCTGCTCCAGGCGTGCCCGTCCGGCGTGATCCGAGTGGGCACCGTGGAAACCGGGGTCAGAGAGCACCAACTTCTGCCCAAAAGAACCACGCTCCCCCTCCCCATCTTCACCCCATGCGAGCTGGGCATCCGCTTCGGCCGCGGCGCTGCCCACACCGAGGAGGACCTGCAGCCGTTCCCCGCCCCCAACGGCGTCTGCCCCACCAAGAGGTCAGTGGACGACATCACCAAAGACCTGCCTCCGGTCAAACCCAACATCGTGGAGTTCATTAAGGTCCCGAAGGCTCTGGGTCGATCGCTGTCCCAGGAAGCGCAAAGAGGTTAA
- the LOC117374781 gene encoding LOW QUALITY PROTEIN: toll-like receptor 13 (The sequence of the model RefSeq protein was modified relative to this genomic sequence to represent the inferred CDS: deleted 1 base in 1 codon), whose protein sequence is MDLKSKHLRFATRELMILLLLCDCVLIAKAYSVKNCYIYNNKAFCSKQKLSQIPTGIPPSVKSIDLSLNAFRKIQVLNFTNFPNLTTLNLKHNSISYIGKGTFSQLLSLNLLILNTNKIEHLEDDVFDGLFNLTELLLGFNRIQTVAPNAFRSLSSLKILELSKNQLQSIGLLCGIIQHTPQLKNLQIRGNGIKTFKSNDLTNSSIDITYLDLSENPLETFEVSAAVFPMLSSLNLGSPSRKLNLTWAVQKQTVLENVTSLELTGVQLSSGSEWTRLFSSFNSSLTFLKLNCMKYKLRFLISVSCSIPTVSQLQLQSNKLTFISSSLFQKCRNVTGIDLEENKIKNIDNGSFDALHLLQVLSIKRNRLPSVPFATRNLRSLQKLDLSFNLIKTLECQDFAQLTNLTQLNLQWNNLTALNKCSFVTLSKLEILKLQGNLITKLGGAFTKNFPSLKSLLLNHNKLTAIGKHDFRGLYSLQNLSLSENQIQTLDKSCFSGLKSLTYLQLQMNNLRKESIGNNCLRKLVKLRRLDLSSNHIKYQSSRLKVPLFMNLSNLETLMFSVQRARGKGLFPSNLLQGLTNLKTFTCNTNFIASLPYDSFTYTPHLTSLDISANELLDITPQLFAPLRKLRHLRINNIHAHSLHFLIDANLTELHELEAKKNAFSVINEDIVRSLPSLSVLGLQFNRFTCDCDNSWFVQWIKDNNQTEVEDADNLRCNYPPQSMGKKLLHLNVQSCILDVGFICFISTACTNILILLVTFIYHFSRFQLIYAYYIFLAWLFDSKNRQKRAESQCDAFISYNTHDETWVYRELVPRLEKEQGWRLCLHHRDFLPGKPIVENIADAIYGSRKTICVISRRYLQSEWCSKEMQLASFRLFDEREDVLILVFLEDIPSSHLSPYYRMKRVLKKRTYLRWPRPSEQQPLFWEKLRQALRSISTAEEDRLLLTVAQSS, encoded by the exons ATGGATCTTAAATCAAAACATCTGAGATTTGCCACCCGAGAGCTGATGATCCTtctgctcctgtgtgactgtgtcCTCATTGCCAAAGCATACAGTGTCAAGAACTGTTACATTTATAACAACAAAGCCTTTTGCTCCAAACAGAAACTCAGCCAGATTCCCACTGGCATCCCTCCTTCTGTAAAAAGCATTGACCTGAGCCTCAATGCATTTAGAAAAATACAAGTGTTAAACTTCACAAACTTCCCCAATTTAACAACACTGAACTTGAAACACAACTCTATTTCATATATTGGCAAAGGTACCTTTTCTCAGTTACTCTCCCTAAACCTGCTAATACTGAACACAAATAAGATTGAGCACCTTGAAGATGATGTGTTTGACGGTTTGTTCAATCTCACAGAGTTACTTCTGGGTTTTAATCGTATTCAAACAGTGGCTCCAAATGCCTTCAGATCACTGAGCAGCCTCAAGATCCTGGAACTGTCCAAGAACCAACTGCAAAGCATTGGCCTCCTTTGTGGCATCATACAGCACACGCCACAGCTGAAAAACCTGCAGATTCGAGGAAATGGGATAAAAACTTTCAAGTCAAACGATTTAACAAACAGCTCAATCGACATTACATACTTAGACTTGTCTGAAAATCCACTTGAGACGTTTGAGGTTTCAGCTGCTGTGTTTCCCATGCTGTCCAGTCTGAACCTTGGGAGTCCATCAAGAAAACTCAATCTGACGTGGGCCGTGCAGAAGCAAACTGTGCTAGAGAATGTGACCTCTCTGGAGCTCACTGGGGTACAACTCTCCTCTGGCAGCGAATGGACAAGATTATTTTCATCGTTCAACTCCTCCTTGACTTTCTTGAAGCTAAACTGCATGAAATATAAGCTTAGGTTCCTCATCAGTGTTTCATGCTCCATCCCCACTGTGTCACAGCTTCAACTGCAGAGCAACAAACTCACGTTCATCAGCTCATCTTTGTTCCAAAAGTGCCGTAATGTGACTGGCATCGATCTGGaggaaaacaaaattaaaaacatcgACAATGGCTCTTTTGACGCTCTTCATCTGTTACAAGTCCTGAGCATCAAACGTAACAGGCTCCCAAGTGTCCCATTTGCAACGCGAAATCTGCGTTCACTTCAGAAACTTGATCTTAGCTTCAACTTGATCAAAACTCTGGAGTGTCAGGATTTTGCTCAGCTGACGAATTTAACGCAGCTGAATCTGCAGTGGAACAACCTCACAGCTCTAAATAAATGCTCTTTTGTCACTTTGTCCAAGCTGGAAATTTTGAAACTACAGGGGAATTTAATAACCAAACTCGGGGGTGCATTTACGAAAAACTTCCCCAGTTTAAAAAGCCTCTTGTTGAATCACAATAAACTCACTGCAATTGGTAAACATGACTTCAGGGGCTTGTATTCACTTCAGAACCTGTCACTATCAGAAAACCAGATCCAAACTCTAGACAAGAGCTGCTTCAGTGGTCTCAAAAGTTTGACGTATCTGCAGTTGCAAATGAATAATCTCAGAAAGGAATCAATAGGCAACAACTGTTTGAGGAAATTGGTGAAATTAAGACGACTGGATTTGTCAAGTAATCATATAAAGTACCAATCCAGTCGTTTGAAGGTACCACTATTTATGAACTTGTCCAATTTAGAAACGCTGATGTTTTCAGTGCAGCGGGCCAGGGGCAAAGGCCTGTTCCCTTCAAACCTCCTTCAGGGCCTGACGAACCTCAAAACTTTTACTTGCAATACCAACTTCATTGCATCTTTGCCCTATGACTCCTTCACGTACACGCCTCATCTTACTTCCCTGGATATCAGTGCCAATGAACTTCTAGATATTACACCTCAGCTGTTCGCTCCGTTACGAAAACTAAGGCATCTTAGAATAAATAACATTCACGCTCATTccctgcacttcctgattgatGCCAACCTTACAGAGTTACATGAGCTTGAAGCG AAAAAAAACGCCTTTTCTGTCATAAATGAAGACATTGTGCGATCGTTGCCAAGTCTCTCAGTGCTGGGCCTGCAGTTTAACAGGTTCACGTGCGATTGTGACAACTCCTGGTTTGTACAATGGATAAAAGACAACAACCAAACGGAAGTAGAAGATGCAGACAATTTGAGATGCAACTACCCACCGCAATCTATGGGCAAAAAGCTTCTACACCTCAATGTCCAGTCTTGTATTTTGGATGTGGGCTTCATCTGTTTCATTTCCACCGCTTGTACCAATATCCTAATCCTTCTGGTTACCTTCATCTACCATTTTAGCAGATTTCAGCTCATCTACGCGTACTACATCTTCTTGGCCTGGCTGTTTGACTCCAAGAACAGACAGAAGCGTGCAGAGAGTCAGTGCGATGCTTTTATCTCGTACAATACCCACGATGAAACCTGGGTTTACAGAGAACTGGTGCCTCGTCTTGAGAAGGAGCAAGGGTGGAGGCTCTGTCTGCACCATCGCGACTTCCTCCCAG GAAAACCGATTGTGGAAAACATCGCCGATGCCATTTATGGAAGCAGAAAAACCATCTGTGTCATCAGTCGACGGTATCTGCAGAGCGAGTGGTGCTCCAAAGAGATGCAACTGGCCAG TTTCCGTCTGTTCGATGAGCGTGAGGACGTgttgatcctggtgtttttggaGGACATCCCCtcgtctcacctgtctccttaTTACCGCATGAAAAGGGTCCTGAAGAAGAGGACCTACCTGAGATGGCCCCGCCCCTCCGAGCAGCAGCCTCTGTTCTGGGAGAAACTACGGCAAGCCCTGAGGTCCATAAGTACAGCGGAGGAAGACAGGCTGCTCCTCACTGTCGCTCAATCGTCCTGA